A single window of Methanoregula sp. DNA harbors:
- a CDS encoding proteasome-activating nucleotidase: MGDILHTAQDPQTPEDLYRFYRSLSEQLRDQLVQIENDKHELDEQLNKRILDLEARNMELREQLRQTDADRRYTETQKIRFEREVRKLKSESEQLRSPPLIIGTITDVIDANRVIVRSSAGPRFLVRSSPSISAEDLKAGIRCTLNQQSLAIVELLPTSFDAQVYGMEVVDSPQETYADIGGLEAQITEIKEAVELPLKRPDLFLRIGIDPPKGVLLHGPPGTGKTLLAKAVAHETNANFMRVVGSELVQKYIGEGARLVRELFDLAKKKAPTIIFIDEIDAVGASRTEANTSGDREVQRTLMQLLSGMDGFENRGDVKIIGATNRIDILDRALLRPGRFDRIIEIPLPDVKGRLSILKVHTRALTMDESVNLDEIAASTEGKNGADLKAICMEAGMCAIRKEHTSITRQDFLWAIEKVATDFNRNRPVDIEGAMFA; encoded by the coding sequence ATGGGAGACATCCTGCATACGGCACAGGACCCCCAGACCCCTGAAGACCTGTACCGTTTCTACCGTTCACTGTCTGAACAGCTCCGTGACCAGCTGGTGCAGATCGAGAACGACAAGCATGAACTCGACGAGCAGCTGAATAAGCGCATCCTCGATCTCGAAGCACGGAACATGGAACTGCGCGAACAGCTCCGGCAGACCGATGCGGACAGGCGCTATACCGAGACCCAGAAGATTCGGTTCGAGAGGGAGGTGCGCAAGCTGAAAAGCGAGAGCGAGCAGCTCCGGAGCCCCCCGCTCATCATCGGGACCATCACCGACGTGATCGATGCAAACCGTGTTATTGTCCGGAGCAGTGCAGGACCGCGTTTCCTAGTGCGCAGCTCCCCAAGCATCAGTGCAGAGGACTTAAAGGCCGGGATCCGGTGCACCCTCAACCAGCAGTCGCTTGCTATCGTCGAACTCCTCCCCACGAGTTTCGATGCGCAGGTCTACGGGATGGAAGTGGTGGACTCCCCGCAGGAGACCTATGCGGACATCGGGGGGCTTGAAGCCCAGATCACCGAGATCAAGGAAGCGGTGGAACTCCCGCTCAAGCGCCCCGACCTCTTCCTGCGGATCGGCATTGACCCGCCCAAGGGCGTCCTACTCCACGGGCCTCCGGGGACCGGGAAGACGCTCCTTGCAAAAGCAGTGGCGCACGAGACCAATGCCAATTTCATGCGGGTTGTCGGGTCAGAGCTTGTCCAGAAATATATCGGGGAGGGCGCCCGGCTCGTGCGCGAGCTCTTCGACCTTGCAAAGAAAAAAGCCCCGACGATCATCTTCATCGATGAGATCGACGCAGTCGGGGCATCCCGCACCGAGGCAAACACCAGCGGGGACCGGGAGGTGCAGCGGACGCTCATGCAGCTCCTTTCCGGCATGGACGGGTTTGAGAACCGGGGCGACGTGAAGATCATCGGGGCCACGAACCGGATCGATATCCTTGACCGTGCTCTCCTGCGGCCTGGCCGTTTTGACCGGATCATCGAGATCCCGCTACCTGATGTAAAGGGACGGCTCTCGATCTTAAAGGTTCATACCCGCGCCCTCACCATGGACGAGAGCGTGAACCTCGATGAGATCGCCGCATCCACTGAAGGGAAGAACGGGGCGGACTTAAAAGCGATCTGCATGGAAGCCGGTATGTGTGCAATCCGCAAAGAGCACACTTCGATTACCCGGCAGGACTTCCTCTGGGCGATCGAGAAGGTCGCGACGGATTTCAACCGCAACCGTCCAGTTGATATCGAAGGCGCAATGTTTGCGTAA
- a CDS encoding S-layer protein codes for MTDNQAKSKTGEPAHHPRISKRLGTPLLVLLIAGIAVACILLSAPASAGTKYMSGSPELSAYISGTNEFSPGSDATLTLVIENSGLNEFKMIQSGFIDRDDLPNTAKLLMVSLSAGDAPLIVKSDPQMVGDLKGGNTVTCSFNVKILSDARSGTYTLPVNIHYTYLQFAEQYGTDAIQYYYKTTNADVPLTVKIRPDISIDVLSAQSDHLNVGTEGYLNLKIKNTGCEDGTKAVVKVVRNGNSPVIPTDSSVYVGDFPSGSTVDCRYKVSVAKDAERSTYPVDVVVVYENKDGDTVTSRSDTIGIPVGGKIDFAIISAPAEMDPGNKKVISVEYKNTGDTTVFSAQGRISAVNPFTSNDDIAYLGEIRPGESATALYEVSVDRAATIKEYGLDSEIRYRDALDNSYISDNMKVRVNVTAQTGITGNPLFVGITIVLVVAGIVGIVRWNKNRSR; via the coding sequence ATGACCGATAACCAAGCGAAGAGCAAAACCGGAGAGCCGGCTCATCATCCCCGGATCTCAAAAAGACTGGGTACTCCCCTGTTGGTACTCTTAATTGCCGGAATTGCTGTTGCATGCATCCTTCTTTCTGCACCAGCAAGCGCCGGTACCAAGTATATGTCAGGAAGCCCGGAACTTTCTGCATATATTTCAGGCACAAACGAGTTCTCCCCCGGTTCCGACGCTACCCTTACTCTCGTTATTGAGAACAGCGGGCTGAACGAATTTAAAATGATCCAGTCCGGTTTTATTGACCGTGACGACCTTCCCAACACTGCCAAACTCCTTATGGTGTCATTGTCGGCGGGGGACGCCCCGCTCATTGTCAAATCGGATCCCCAGATGGTCGGAGATCTTAAAGGAGGAAATACAGTCACGTGCAGTTTTAATGTTAAAATTTTATCAGATGCCCGGTCGGGAACATACACCCTTCCTGTCAATATCCATTACACCTACCTGCAGTTCGCTGAGCAATACGGAACCGATGCCATCCAGTATTACTACAAGACAACCAATGCAGACGTACCCCTCACCGTAAAAATCAGGCCCGATATCTCCATTGATGTATTGTCGGCGCAATCCGACCACCTCAACGTAGGAACCGAAGGCTACCTGAACCTGAAGATAAAAAATACCGGCTGCGAGGACGGGACCAAAGCGGTTGTAAAAGTCGTCCGCAACGGGAACAGCCCTGTCATTCCCACTGACAGCAGCGTATATGTCGGTGACTTTCCTTCCGGTTCGACCGTGGATTGCAGGTACAAAGTCTCCGTTGCAAAAGATGCGGAACGTTCAACCTATCCGGTCGACGTTGTGGTAGTCTACGAGAACAAAGACGGTGATACTGTCACCTCACGGAGCGATACCATCGGGATTCCCGTAGGCGGAAAAATTGATTTTGCAATCATCTCTGCACCCGCTGAGATGGACCCGGGTAATAAGAAAGTAATCTCTGTTGAGTATAAAAATACCGGCGATACAACCGTATTTTCTGCCCAGGGGCGGATCAGCGCGGTGAACCCGTTCACCAGCAATGACGATATCGCATATCTGGGCGAGATCAGGCCCGGTGAATCCGCTACTGCATTGTATGAGGTGAGCGTTGACCGTGCCGCCACTATCAAGGAATATGGTCTTGATTCTGAAATCCGGTACCGCGATGCACTCGATAATTCGTACATATCCGATAACATGAAGGTCCGGGTTAACGTCACGGCGCAGACAGGGATTACCGGCAACCCGCTCTTTGTCGGCATCACTATTGTGCTGGTTGTTGCCGGGATTGTGGGCATCGTCCGCTGGAATAAAAACCGGTCCCGGTGA
- a CDS encoding response regulator: protein MTAVLFVDADRTIFSCVSHIFEKYGSVSLFHVSCGEEALAWLSRYHADVIVSDYNLPQMNAIELLHTLRSQGFSIPFIFFTEDDTSRLKYDAYREDVFGVIPRNGLEKKPILKLLRLICWASGGHEVDYPFSTEE, encoded by the coding sequence ATGACTGCAGTATTGTTTGTTGATGCAGACCGGACGATCTTCTCCTGCGTCTCCCACATATTTGAAAAATACGGATCGGTATCATTATTCCATGTATCGTGCGGGGAGGAGGCGCTGGCATGGCTCTCACGGTACCACGCGGACGTGATTGTTTCGGATTACAACCTTCCTCAGATGAACGCGATCGAACTGCTTCATACCCTAAGATCCCAGGGGTTCTCCATTCCGTTCATATTTTTTACAGAAGATGACACCAGCCGGCTGAAATACGACGCATACCGGGAAGATGTCTTCGGGGTTATCCCAAGAAACGGTTTAGAGAAAAAACCGATCCTGAAACTGTTGCGCCTTATCTGCTGGGCTTCAGGAGGCCATGAGGTGGATTATCCGTTCAGTACTGAAGAATAA
- the mgtA gene encoding magnesium-translocating P-type ATPase: MFIQRGGDIIDPLYTLTQDQLLDKLRTSVNGLTAQEAERRLEEYGTNEVSRVRPNPALEILALFKNPLVIILLIAAAISIVVGEITEACIIIFIVLASVILDFYQEYRAGNAVELLREKITTTATVTRDGRRQEIPLSRLVPGDLISLSAGDIVPADARIITSHDFFINQSALTGEPYPVEKTNAPGKTSDQPADREDAVFLGTSVVSGSATAIVTRTGSKTEYGKIARMLTQRPPETEFERGLSSFGSLMMRLVFFLVIFVFFVNALLHHGILDSLLFAVALAVGMTPELLPMILSINLSNGAIAMSRKGAIVKHLASIQNFGSMDVLCTDKTGTLTENRISLIKHVDCDGTDSDRVLLYSFLNSYYQTGLKSPLDDAILRFRKQDTSTYEKIDEMPFDFIRKRASIVVSTGTDTILITKGAPEEILRVCDSCARGSGIVPLTDEWQDKITRLYMELSGDGFRTLGVAYRPVQSGRSRYATDEETHMIFLGYVAFIDPPKMTAAESLLLIKNSGIDVKILTGDNELVTRKTCESLGYTIKGVLTGPDIEEMDNEALARVVENNNIFTRVTPIQKDRIINALKRNGHVVGFLGDGINDAPSIRTADIGISVDNAVDIAKESADIILLKNDLRVLQDGVIEGRKTFGNTLKYIMMGTSSNFGNMFSVAGASLFLPFLPMLPIQILLNNLLYDFSQTTIPTDAVDDEYAERPKHLNIVFIHRFISIFGPISSLFDFLTFFIMIYVFQAAGALFQTAWFIESICTQVAVIFVIRTKRVPFYTSRPSMYLLASTLLVIVIACALPFTVLGAIFGFVPPPAPFFAVLIGLVIGYLVLVELTKKWFYQHYGNLVDGSPFDHKSEGTQGK; the protein is encoded by the coding sequence ATGTTCATACAAAGGGGAGGTGACATCATCGATCCACTCTATACCCTCACACAGGATCAACTTCTCGACAAGCTCAGGACGTCGGTTAACGGCCTGACTGCACAAGAGGCAGAACGCCGGCTTGAAGAGTACGGCACAAACGAAGTCTCGAGGGTCCGTCCCAACCCTGCCCTTGAGATCCTTGCACTTTTTAAAAACCCGCTTGTTATCATCCTTCTCATTGCAGCTGCAATATCCATTGTCGTCGGCGAGATCACCGAGGCCTGCATCATCATATTTATCGTTCTTGCAAGTGTCATCCTGGATTTTTACCAGGAATACCGGGCAGGCAACGCCGTTGAACTCCTAAGGGAGAAGATTACAACAACAGCAACGGTCACCCGTGACGGGAGACGGCAGGAGATCCCGTTAAGCCGGCTGGTCCCCGGTGACCTCATCAGCCTCTCCGCCGGGGACATTGTCCCGGCAGACGCCCGGATTATCACATCGCATGATTTTTTTATCAACCAGTCGGCGCTGACCGGCGAACCCTACCCGGTCGAGAAAACGAATGCCCCGGGCAAAACCTCCGATCAACCGGCCGACCGTGAAGACGCTGTCTTTTTAGGCACCTCTGTTGTCAGCGGGTCGGCAACCGCGATCGTGACACGGACTGGATCTAAGACAGAGTATGGCAAAATTGCCCGGATGCTCACACAGCGTCCGCCGGAAACCGAGTTCGAAAGGGGCCTTTCAAGCTTCGGGTCGCTCATGATGCGGCTTGTATTCTTCCTTGTGATCTTTGTCTTTTTTGTCAATGCCCTGCTGCATCACGGGATCCTGGATTCGCTCCTCTTTGCCGTCGCCCTTGCGGTCGGGATGACCCCGGAACTCCTCCCCATGATCCTCTCCATCAACCTGTCCAACGGTGCGATTGCGATGTCAAGGAAAGGTGCGATCGTCAAGCACCTTGCATCGATCCAGAATTTCGGGAGCATGGACGTCCTGTGTACGGACAAGACCGGCACCCTGACCGAGAACCGGATCTCGCTTATAAAACACGTTGATTGTGACGGGACCGACAGCGACCGGGTGCTGCTGTATTCATTCCTGAACAGTTACTACCAGACCGGCCTGAAAAGTCCCCTTGACGATGCCATACTCCGGTTCCGTAAACAGGACACCAGTACGTATGAGAAGATCGATGAGATGCCGTTTGATTTTATCCGGAAACGCGCTTCAATCGTTGTTTCAACCGGTACTGATACTATTCTCATAACCAAAGGTGCGCCTGAGGAGATCCTCAGGGTATGCGATTCCTGCGCCAGGGGAAGCGGCATTGTCCCGTTGACGGATGAGTGGCAGGACAAGATCACCCGGCTGTACATGGAACTGAGCGGGGACGGGTTCCGCACGCTCGGGGTGGCATACCGGCCTGTTCAGTCCGGCCGGAGCCGGTATGCAACGGATGAGGAGACCCACATGATCTTCCTGGGGTATGTCGCCTTTATTGACCCCCCAAAGATGACTGCCGCAGAATCCCTGCTTCTGATCAAAAATTCGGGGATCGATGTCAAGATCCTGACCGGTGACAACGAACTGGTTACCCGTAAAACCTGCGAATCCCTCGGTTACACAATCAAAGGTGTGTTGACCGGGCCCGACATTGAAGAGATGGACAATGAAGCGCTGGCCCGGGTCGTAGAGAACAACAACATCTTCACGCGGGTAACACCGATCCAGAAAGACCGGATCATCAATGCATTAAAAAGGAACGGCCATGTCGTCGGGTTTCTTGGGGACGGGATCAACGATGCCCCGTCGATCCGGACAGCCGATATCGGAATATCGGTGGACAATGCCGTTGACATTGCCAAGGAATCCGCAGATATCATCCTATTGAAAAACGACCTCCGCGTCCTCCAGGACGGGGTTATCGAAGGGCGCAAAACGTTTGGCAATACGTTAAAATACATCATGATGGGGACAAGTTCCAACTTCGGCAACATGTTTTCCGTCGCGGGAGCTTCCCTCTTCCTCCCGTTCCTCCCGATGCTCCCCATCCAGATCCTGCTCAATAACCTGCTGTATGATTTTTCCCAGACAACGATCCCGACCGATGCCGTTGACGACGAATACGCGGAACGTCCCAAGCACCTCAACATCGTTTTTATCCACAGGTTCATCAGTATCTTCGGCCCCATCAGCTCGCTCTTTGACTTCCTGACGTTTTTCATCATGATTTATGTCTTCCAGGCAGCCGGTGCCCTTTTCCAGACTGCATGGTTCATCGAATCGATCTGCACGCAGGTCGCCGTCATCTTCGTGATAAGGACAAAGAGGGTACCCTTCTATACGAGCCGGCCGAGTATGTACCTTCTCGCCAGTACATTACTGGTGATTGTAATCGCATGCGCACTGCCGTTTACCGTGCTTGGGGCCATCTTCGGGTTCGTTCCCCCGCCGGCACCATTCTTTGCCGTGCTGATCGGCCTTGTGATCGGGTACCTGGTCCTTGTTGAACTGACAAAAAAATGGTTTTACCAGCATTACGGGAACCTTGTCGATGGTTCCCCCTTTGATCATAAAAGCGAAGGGACACAAGGTAAGTGA
- a CDS encoding PAS domain-containing protein — MMQDYQHELAIIKKLLKKNPNGMSVTDISRALKKNKNTIGRYLDILLISGQVDMRTYGMAKVFTLSQRVPLSAMLSYSKELIMVLDEEGRIVDVNDNFLKIMDLERGDAAGKNIEYLSPPNVDVHELLDTVAAGSKEGEDTVTFRIKDKGECIFKVKRVQTVFEDGGKGVTVILEDITEHILAEREIRGSEERFRMMADNIQDGLMIMENGKIIYANNRIAEITGYSNEELAVMKPLSIIAPESYENVVQQTRDIEAHRGEPGDLQMWIIRKDGERRFVYARISGVQHHDTYYNFIIFTDITELYTQGIKVRESEQRFRTMAENIRDGLLIIENNRIVFSNRRMTEISGFTKEEMAQLNFLDILSEDVSLAPELVKIVSTDGEHTLDEVIRDIKPGSDTPGEATFWINRKDGTQRCIHGNFSATEHDGILSVYITATDITSFAEKERALRDRIASLQELVS; from the coding sequence ATGATGCAGGATTACCAGCACGAACTTGCCATAATAAAAAAACTCCTCAAGAAAAATCCTAACGGGATGAGCGTCACCGATATCTCAAGAGCATTGAAAAAGAACAAGAACACGATCGGACGCTACCTCGACATCCTGCTCATCTCCGGCCAGGTCGACATGCGTACGTATGGCATGGCGAAGGTATTCACTCTCTCCCAGCGGGTGCCGCTCTCTGCCATGCTAAGTTACTCAAAAGAGCTGATCATGGTGCTCGATGAAGAGGGCCGGATCGTCGATGTAAATGATAATTTTCTCAAGATTATGGATCTCGAACGCGGGGACGCGGCAGGAAAAAATATCGAATACTTAAGCCCTCCGAATGTCGATGTCCACGAGCTGCTCGATACGGTGGCAGCGGGTTCAAAGGAAGGCGAGGACACCGTCACGTTCCGGATAAAAGATAAAGGTGAATGCATCTTCAAGGTAAAACGTGTCCAGACGGTATTTGAGGATGGCGGCAAGGGGGTCACGGTCATCCTGGAGGATATCACCGAACATATCCTTGCCGAGCGGGAAATCCGGGGGAGCGAGGAACGGTTCCGGATGATGGCCGATAACATTCAGGACGGGCTTATGATCATGGAAAATGGTAAAATCATTTACGCCAATAACCGGATTGCCGAAATCACCGGGTATTCCAATGAAGAACTGGCGGTCATGAAACCCCTTTCAATCATCGCACCGGAGTCCTACGAGAATGTGGTGCAACAGACCCGGGATATCGAAGCCCACCGTGGCGAACCCGGGGATCTCCAGATGTGGATTATCAGGAAAGACGGGGAGCGACGGTTTGTCTATGCCCGCATCAGCGGAGTACAACACCACGATACGTACTATAATTTCATCATCTTCACGGATATCACGGAGCTCTATACCCAAGGGATAAAGGTGCGTGAGAGCGAACAACGGTTCCGGACGATGGCCGAAAATATCCGGGACGGGCTTCTCATCATCGAGAACAACAGGATCGTCTTCTCCAACCGGCGCATGACTGAGATCTCCGGATTTACCAAAGAGGAGATGGCACAGCTGAATTTTCTGGATATACTGTCGGAAGATGTGTCGCTCGCTCCCGAACTGGTGAAGATTGTTTCGACAGATGGCGAGCATACACTCGATGAGGTTATCAGGGATATCAAGCCCGGTTCGGATACTCCCGGTGAAGCTACCTTCTGGATTAACAGGAAAGACGGCACCCAGCGCTGTATTCACGGTAACTTCTCGGCTACTGAGCATGACGGCATTCTCAGTGTCTATATCACCGCAACCGATATCACGTCCTTTGCAGAAAAGGAGAGAGCGCTGCGCGACCGGATCGCTTCGCTCCAGGAACTTGTCTCCTGA
- a CDS encoding hydrophobe/amphiphile efflux-3 (HAE3) family transporter codes for MIKELFEGIAGTINRRPRLVAVMVVALFCIGLFGTTMLVMQTGWETYVEKDSPAGALQADYDNDYKSDSIILIIEAGDPLSPDVLAYIDNLEKDFRQQRNIQSTISIVDILKSANGGTLPSSRADTDFIVASLPESTRSQLVPSNVLTLVQIQLDQGLPDNIQKSALATVTAIIDNSNAPPGVSVKLSGTPAFMQQLEAGLTSNMGILIGGAMVLMILTMGILFSYVRYRFMPVLLVAVGLVTSLGLMGLAGIKLNLAVIGAFPVLIGLGIDYAIQFHARFDEEARKGSPEAAVFMTVTRTGPAVLYAMLATCMGFLAMFVSDVPMIRSFGIVSIIGIFICYWISCIGMPTLGLLLNYKPKQLKTEECYAVGTDACDSIIESPTKARINKKGKKSSFSYGQFLTNVSVKIAKNPIPILVIAACIAFVGFQIDPTIPVQSDENSFVPTDMPAKINADKVTRILGSTDTADFFVRGSRVTDLDTVIWLKKFQDYELSHHPEITASTSIATYILQYNGGVMPETQASLDAVLGKIPVETRRPYISGEMSAVIKFNTIKLDMGQKNTLKNLMIKDIIFLEPPTGITINPTGNFELFTSLLSCLAESKELMTILGFIFIFVFLILVYRHINAVSPIIPIVFIVGWNAVMMYILNIPYTPLTATLGSMTIGVAAEYTILVMERYAEEEERLHDHIAAIQESVRKIGTAITVSGLATFFGFSALCLATFPIISNFGITTLIAVGFSLIGAIFIMPAVLSLIGGVSEWLETRRTHDNPEGSG; via the coding sequence ATGATCAAGGAACTTTTTGAAGGCATCGCCGGTACGATCAACCGCAGGCCCCGGTTGGTTGCCGTGATGGTTGTCGCCCTTTTCTGCATCGGTCTCTTCGGCACGACTATGCTCGTCATGCAGACGGGATGGGAGACCTACGTGGAAAAGGACTCCCCCGCAGGGGCCCTGCAGGCAGACTATGACAATGACTACAAGTCAGATTCGATCATCCTCATCATCGAAGCCGGTGACCCGCTGAGCCCGGATGTCCTTGCGTATATCGATAATCTCGAAAAGGATTTCCGGCAGCAGCGGAATATCCAGAGCACAATCAGCATCGTCGATATCCTGAAAAGTGCCAATGGCGGCACGCTCCCTTCGTCCCGGGCGGACACGGACTTCATCGTCGCCTCACTTCCTGAAAGCACCCGCAGCCAGCTCGTTCCTTCAAATGTCCTCACCCTTGTCCAAATCCAACTTGACCAGGGATTGCCGGATAACATTCAGAAATCAGCACTGGCGACAGTGACAGCGATCATAGATAATTCCAACGCGCCCCCGGGAGTAAGCGTGAAACTCTCCGGCACACCGGCGTTCATGCAACAGTTGGAAGCAGGACTGACGAGCAACATGGGTATCCTGATCGGCGGGGCGATGGTCCTGATGATCCTCACGATGGGGATCCTCTTTTCTTATGTCCGCTACCGGTTCATGCCGGTCCTGCTTGTGGCGGTCGGGCTTGTGACCTCCCTTGGCCTGATGGGTCTTGCCGGAATCAAACTGAACCTAGCGGTGATCGGCGCCTTCCCTGTCCTGATCGGCCTTGGGATAGACTATGCGATCCAGTTCCATGCCCGGTTTGACGAGGAGGCGCGGAAAGGATCGCCTGAGGCTGCGGTCTTCATGACGGTAACCCGCACCGGGCCTGCCGTCCTGTATGCGATGCTTGCCACCTGTATGGGATTTTTGGCGATGTTTGTCTCAGACGTCCCGATGATCCGGTCGTTTGGCATTGTGTCCATCATCGGCATCTTCATCTGCTACTGGATCTCGTGCATCGGCATGCCAACGCTCGGACTCCTGCTGAATTACAAGCCCAAACAGCTGAAAACAGAAGAGTGCTATGCGGTGGGGACTGATGCCTGCGACTCGATCATAGAGAGCCCAACAAAAGCCCGTATCAATAAAAAAGGGAAGAAAAGTTCATTCTCGTACGGCCAGTTCCTCACGAACGTTTCAGTAAAGATTGCAAAAAATCCCATACCCATCCTTGTGATTGCCGCCTGCATAGCGTTCGTCGGGTTCCAGATCGATCCGACTATTCCGGTCCAGTCCGACGAGAACTCTTTTGTTCCGACGGATATGCCAGCGAAGATCAATGCTGACAAGGTCACCCGCATCCTGGGATCAACCGATACCGCGGACTTCTTTGTCCGGGGCTCGCGTGTGACAGATCTCGATACCGTGATCTGGCTCAAGAAGTTCCAGGATTACGAGCTCTCGCACCATCCGGAAATTACTGCGTCGACGAGCATCGCCACTTACATCCTCCAATATAATGGCGGCGTGATGCCGGAAACGCAGGCCTCTCTTGATGCTGTGCTGGGGAAAATACCGGTAGAGACCCGGAGACCGTACATCAGTGGCGAGATGAGTGCGGTCATCAAGTTCAACACCATCAAACTCGACATGGGCCAGAAGAACACCCTGAAAAATCTGATGATCAAGGATATCATATTCCTCGAACCTCCAACCGGGATTACCATAAACCCAACAGGTAATTTTGAATTGTTCACCAGTCTGCTCTCATGTCTGGCGGAATCGAAAGAGCTGATGACTATTCTCGGTTTTATCTTTATCTTTGTTTTTCTCATTCTCGTGTATCGTCACATCAATGCAGTATCGCCAATCATCCCGATCGTCTTCATCGTCGGCTGGAACGCCGTCATGATGTATATCCTTAACATCCCCTATACCCCGCTGACGGCAACCCTCGGTTCGATGACCATCGGTGTTGCCGCGGAATACACGATCCTTGTGATGGAGCGGTACGCGGAAGAGGAGGAGCGGCTTCACGATCACATCGCCGCCATACAGGAGAGCGTCCGGAAGATCGGCACCGCTATCACGGTCTCGGGCCTTGCCACGTTCTTCGGGTTCTCGGCACTCTGCCTTGCGACATTCCCCATCATAAGCAATTTCGGCATCACGACCCTGATTGCTGTCGGGTTCTCCCTGATCGGCGCGATCTTCATCATGCCAGCGGTGCTTTCCCTGATCGGCGGGGTCTCCGAATGGCTTGAGACGAGAAGGACTCATGATAATCCTGAAGGAAGCGGATGA
- a CDS encoding S-layer protein, with the protein MATLIAGRTGCAVITVLLIVACCTAPVIAATRYIDSSPDLSAAISGINEFSPGQDATISIVVQNNGLNTYKFVDWGTIEPDDLPNTAKLVTIWVESGNAPIIIKTDPQRVGDIKGTGTVTVKVNAKILNNATEGRYELPLIIRYKYLASSDQEARENIQFLYKPVTRIIPLVVKIKPRVDIEVLEVTPGNLNVGMEGYLDLRIKNIGSEDGKQATVKITRNGASPVIPTDTSVFVGDFPQGEVMTCRYKVAVSGNAEKQTYPLDVAVTYKNNEGTVVTSSPYTIGIPVGAKTEFLVASAPPQVTAGSKGVILVDYQNAGDTTVYNAQARITAVDPFSSSDDTAYLGNMEPGETATARYDVQVDRAAEPTVYAFDSKLRYRDALGNSQISDMVTVTVQVVPAPSGTVAGLPVPLFATGIIIIVIAAGTVVLAGRYRKGKQ; encoded by the coding sequence ATGGCAACACTGATTGCCGGAAGAACGGGCTGCGCAGTCATCACCGTTCTTCTCATCGTAGCATGCTGCACCGCTCCTGTCATCGCAGCGACAAGATATATCGACTCAAGCCCGGACCTGTCAGCGGCAATCTCCGGCATCAACGAGTTTTCGCCGGGCCAGGATGCGACCATCAGTATTGTCGTACAGAACAACGGCCTCAATACATACAAATTTGTGGACTGGGGCACAATTGAGCCTGACGACCTGCCCAATACCGCAAAACTCGTGACCATCTGGGTTGAATCAGGCAACGCCCCCATTATCATCAAAACGGACCCGCAGCGGGTGGGCGACATCAAGGGTACGGGCACGGTTACTGTGAAGGTGAACGCAAAAATCCTGAATAATGCGACGGAAGGCCGGTACGAGCTCCCGCTCATCATCCGGTATAAGTACCTCGCATCGTCGGACCAGGAAGCAAGAGAGAACATCCAGTTCCTGTACAAACCGGTAACCCGGATCATCCCGCTGGTGGTAAAGATCAAACCACGGGTTGACATCGAAGTGCTGGAAGTGACGCCCGGGAACCTGAACGTAGGGATGGAAGGGTACCTGGACCTCAGGATAAAAAACATCGGTTCAGAGGACGGGAAACAGGCAACGGTGAAGATTACCCGCAACGGGGCAAGCCCGGTCATCCCTACGGACACCAGCGTATTTGTCGGAGATTTCCCGCAAGGAGAGGTCATGACCTGCCGGTACAAGGTCGCGGTCTCCGGCAATGCGGAGAAGCAGACGTACCCGCTTGATGTGGCAGTGACCTATAAAAACAATGAGGGGACCGTTGTCACGTCTTCACCCTATACCATCGGGATTCCCGTCGGCGCCAAGACAGAGTTCCTCGTGGCATCGGCACCGCCGCAGGTGACTGCCGGTTCAAAGGGAGTGATCCTCGTAGACTACCAAAACGCCGGGGATACTACGGTATATAATGCACAGGCGCGGATCACGGCCGTTGATCCCTTCTCAAGCAGCGACGACACCGCATACCTCGGGAACATGGAACCCGGTGAAACCGCGACAGCCCGGTATGACGTGCAGGTAGACCGGGCAGCTGAGCCCACGGTATATGCTTTCGACAGTAAACTCCGGTATCGCGATGCACTTGGCAACAGCCAGATCTCTGACATGGTTACGGTGACCGTGCAGGTTGTTCCCGCTCCTTCGGGTACCGTGGCAGGGCTGCCGGTCCCCCTCTTCGCAACAGGCATCATCATTATTGTGATTGCTGCCGGAACCGTCGTGCTGGCCGGGCGGTACAGGAAGGGGAAGCAATGA